One segment of Aulosira sp. FACHB-615 DNA contains the following:
- a CDS encoding diflavin flavoprotein, with protein sequence MSDSKPRDVQVSPIATNIKVLRARSKSRLRFEIEYALERGTTSNCYLIEGDKTAIIDPPADTFTPIFLEALQQNINLKKLDYVILGHFSPNRVGTLKTLLEVAPQITFVCSLPGAANLKAAFPDDSLNILVMRGKETLDLGKGHVLKSFPTPNPRWPEHLCTYDQQTQILFTDKLFGAHICGEDVFDDHWEQIKEDQRYYYNCLMASQAKHVESALEKISDFQVRMYAVGHGPIVRSSLIELTKAYSDWSRSQRNREISVALLYASAYGNTATLARAIALGLTKGGVEVQSINCEFATPEEIQAAVEKSDGFIIGSPTIGGHAPTPIHTALGIVLKVGDNNKVAGVFGSYGWSGEAVEMIEGKLRDAGYRLGFETLKVKFKPDDVTLKFCEELGTDFAQNLKKAKKIRVPQQAATPIEQAVGRIVGSVCVITAKQGDVSTGMLGAWVSQATFNPPGLTVAIAKERAIESLMYPGGKFALNILAEGNQQEYMKHFRKNFAPGEDRFAIFGTTPADNGCPVLTDALAYVECSVEQRMECGDHWVVYATVDNGKLIKPDAVTAINHRKTGTHY encoded by the coding sequence ATGAGCGATTCCAAACCCCGTGACGTACAGGTTTCTCCCATTGCGACCAACATCAAAGTTCTCAGAGCGCGTAGTAAGTCACGTCTGCGGTTTGAAATTGAATACGCATTAGAACGAGGTACAACCTCTAATTGTTATCTGATTGAAGGTGATAAAACGGCGATTATTGACCCACCTGCTGATACTTTCACACCAATTTTTTTGGAAGCATTACAGCAGAACATTAATTTGAAAAAATTAGATTACGTCATCCTGGGACATTTTAGCCCCAACCGGGTGGGAACTTTAAAAACATTGCTGGAAGTAGCTCCACAAATTACCTTTGTTTGTTCTCTTCCTGGTGCGGCTAATTTAAAGGCAGCTTTCCCTGATGATAGTTTAAATATTTTGGTAATGCGGGGGAAAGAAACCCTCGATTTAGGTAAGGGTCATGTGTTGAAATCCTTCCCCACACCTAACCCTCGTTGGCCGGAACACCTCTGCACTTATGACCAGCAAACCCAAATTTTGTTCACTGATAAACTTTTCGGCGCACATATCTGCGGTGAGGATGTTTTTGATGACCATTGGGAACAAATCAAAGAAGACCAACGCTACTATTACAACTGTTTGATGGCTTCCCAAGCGAAGCACGTCGAATCAGCTTTGGAAAAAATTTCTGATTTCCAAGTACGGATGTATGCAGTTGGTCACGGGCCGATTGTTCGCAGTAGTTTGATTGAACTGACCAAAGCATATAGCGACTGGAGCCGTTCGCAACGAAATCGAGAAATTTCGGTGGCTTTATTATACGCTTCAGCTTACGGCAATACTGCCACCTTAGCACGAGCGATCGCCCTCGGATTAACCAAAGGCGGTGTAGAAGTTCAATCAATCAACTGCGAATTTGCTACCCCCGAAGAAATCCAAGCCGCAGTCGAAAAATCAGATGGTTTTATTATCGGTTCCCCTACTATCGGCGGTCATGCACCTACACCTATTCACACCGCTTTAGGTATTGTCTTGAAAGTTGGCGATAACAACAAAGTTGCGGGTGTCTTCGGTTCCTACGGCTGGAGTGGTGAAGCTGTCGAAATGATTGAAGGTAAATTGCGCGATGCTGGCTATCGCCTGGGTTTTGAAACTTTAAAAGTTAAGTTCAAACCCGACGATGTTACCCTCAAATTCTGCGAAGAACTCGGTACAGACTTCGCCCAAAACTTGAAAAAGGCGAAAAAAATCCGCGTACCCCAACAAGCTGCAACCCCTATAGAACAAGCCGTTGGGCGCATTGTGGGTTCAGTTTGCGTGATTACTGCCAAGCAAGGCGATGTTTCTACCGGAATGTTGGGTGCTTGGGTATCGCAAGCCACCTTTAACCCACCGGGTTTAACTGTAGCGATCGCCAAAGAACGCGCCATAGAATCTTTGATGTATCCTGGCGGTAAGTTTGCCTTAAATATCCTGGCGGAAGGCAATCAACAAGAATACATGAAGCATTTCCGCAAGAATTTCGCCCCCGGTGAAGATAGATTTGCCATTTTCGGCACTACTCCTGCTGATAATGGCTGTCCCGTTCTGACCGATGCTCTTGCTTACGTCGAATGTTCCGTTGAACAACGTATGGAATGCGGCGACCACTGGGTAGTTTACGCCACTGTTGACAACGGTAAATTAATCAAGCCAGATGCAGTCACAGCAATTAATCACCGCAAAACAGGTACTCATTACTAA
- a CDS encoding diflavin flavoprotein, whose translation MVAIAENVQHRLTVQTVEIAPNTTAIRCLDWDRDRFDIEFGLQNGTTYNSYLIRGEQTVLIDTSHQKFRQLYLDTLKSIVNPKTIDYIIVSHTEPDHSGLVEDVLQLAPRATVLASKIALQFLEGLVHDPFSKRIVKSGDRIDIGKGHEIEFVSAPNLHWPDTIFSFDRKTQTLYTCDAFGMHFCDDRTFDEDLEAIEADFRFYYDCLMGPNARSLLNAMKRMGELGKIKIIANGHGPLLYHHLDILTECYQNWSQRQATALTTVGLFYTSEYGYSDRLGQAISEGIQKTGVGVEMLDLSTAEAQEIQELAGRAAGIIIGMPPSTSVAAQAGISSLISVAKDKQFFGLFECFGGDDEPIDTLRRKFLDSGVKEAFPAIRIKEAPTASTYQLCTEAGTDLGQAVTRERNIKQIKALDVNMEKALGRISNGLYIVTAKKGDVSSAMLASWVSQASLQPLGFTIAVAKDRAIDALMQVGDRFVLNVLEEGNYQELKKHFLKRLHPGADRFAGVKTQTAKNGSPILTDALAYMECEVQSSMECSDHWILYCTVQDGRVSKPDGLTAVRHRKVGNYY comes from the coding sequence ATGGTAGCGATCGCAGAAAATGTTCAGCATCGGCTTACTGTCCAAACTGTAGAAATTGCCCCAAACACCACGGCGATTCGCTGTCTTGACTGGGATCGCGATCGCTTCGATATCGAATTCGGACTGCAAAACGGTACGACTTACAATTCCTATTTAATTCGGGGCGAACAAACAGTTTTAATTGACACTTCTCACCAGAAGTTTCGCCAACTGTATTTAGACACTCTCAAAAGTATCGTCAACCCCAAGACCATTGATTACATTATTGTTAGCCACACAGAGCCAGACCATAGCGGCTTAGTGGAAGATGTCTTACAATTAGCACCGCGAGCCACAGTTTTAGCTTCTAAAATTGCATTGCAATTCTTGGAAGGTTTGGTGCATGATCCTTTTTCCAAGCGAATTGTCAAAAGTGGCGATCGCATTGATATTGGCAAAGGTCACGAAATAGAATTTGTGAGTGCGCCTAACTTGCATTGGCCTGACACCATTTTTAGTTTTGATCGCAAAACCCAAACTCTTTATACTTGCGATGCCTTTGGGATGCACTTTTGTGACGATCGCACCTTTGATGAAGATTTAGAAGCGATCGAAGCTGACTTTAGATTTTATTATGACTGTCTGATGGGGCCAAATGCGCGATCGCTGTTGAATGCGATGAAGCGCATGGGTGAACTCGGCAAGATTAAAATCATCGCAAACGGTCACGGGCCTTTACTTTATCATCATCTAGATATTCTCACCGAGTGTTACCAAAACTGGAGCCAAAGACAAGCCACAGCCCTCACCACTGTTGGTTTATTCTACACTTCTGAGTATGGTTATAGCGATCGCCTCGGTCAAGCCATTTCGGAAGGGATTCAAAAAACTGGTGTGGGTGTAGAAATGCTTGACCTCAGCACCGCCGAAGCCCAAGAAATTCAAGAACTCGCAGGTAGAGCAGCAGGTATTATCATTGGGATGCCGCCTTCTACCTCAGTTGCGGCGCAAGCTGGTATTAGTTCTTTAATTTCCGTTGCTAAAGACAAACAATTCTTTGGCTTGTTTGAATGCTTTGGTGGGGATGATGAACCAATCGATACTCTCCGCCGGAAATTTCTCGACTCCGGTGTGAAAGAAGCCTTCCCAGCCATTCGGATTAAAGAAGCCCCCACCGCCTCTACTTATCAATTGTGTACAGAAGCCGGCACAGATTTAGGACAAGCCGTCACCCGCGAACGTAACATCAAGCAAATCAAAGCCCTTGATGTGAACATGGAAAAAGCCCTAGGCAGAATTAGCAACGGACTGTATATCGTCACCGCCAAAAAAGGTGATGTTAGCAGTGCGATGTTAGCTTCTTGGGTTAGTCAAGCCAGCTTGCAACCATTAGGATTTACAATTGCTGTTGCCAAAGACCGCGCCATTGATGCTTTAATGCAGGTAGGCGATCGCTTCGTGCTGAACGTTTTAGAAGAAGGCAACTATCAAGAACTGAAAAAGCACTTCCTCAAGCGTCTACATCCCGGTGCTGATAGATTTGCAGGTGTGAAAACCCAAACCGCCAAAAACGGTTCACCCATTTTGACAGATGCCCTTGCATATATGGAATGTGAAGTGCAGAGTAGTATGGAGTGCAGCGACCACTGGATTTTATACTGCACAGTCCAAGACGGTCGTGTTTCTAAACCCGATGGCTTAACCGCAGTCCGCCATCGCAAAGTCGGGAACTATTACTAA
- a CDS encoding argininosuccinate synthase has translation MGRAKKVVLAYSGGVDTSVCIPYLKQEWGVEEVITLAADLGQGDELEPIKEKALKSGASESLVIDVKDSFVKDYAFPAIQANALYENRYPLGTALARPLIAKILVEAAEKYGADAIAHGCTGKGNDQVRFDVSCAALNPSLKILAPAREWGMSREETIAYGEKFGIPAPVKKSSPYSIDKNLLGRSIEAGVLEDPAAEPPEEIYQMTKAIADTPNEPEYIEIGFTQGIPTTVNGAAKNPVELIETLNELAGNHGIGRIDMIENRLVGIKSREIYESPAMLVLIHAHRDLESLTLTADVSQYKRGIEDTYTKLVYNGLWYSPLKAALDAFIQKTQERVSGTVRVKLFKGNATIVGRWSDNTLYTPDLATYGAEDQFDHKAAEGFIYVWGLPTRIWAQQDR, from the coding sequence ATGGGTCGCGCCAAAAAGGTTGTCTTAGCATATTCAGGTGGTGTAGATACTTCTGTGTGCATTCCTTACCTCAAGCAAGAGTGGGGTGTGGAAGAGGTGATAACTCTCGCCGCAGATTTAGGCCAGGGAGATGAATTAGAGCCAATCAAAGAAAAGGCTCTCAAGTCGGGTGCTAGTGAGTCTCTGGTAATTGATGTCAAAGACAGCTTTGTTAAAGATTACGCTTTTCCCGCGATTCAAGCTAATGCACTTTACGAAAATCGCTATCCTTTGGGAACGGCGCTGGCTCGTCCCTTAATTGCCAAAATATTAGTAGAAGCAGCCGAGAAATATGGTGCTGATGCGATCGCACATGGTTGTACTGGTAAGGGTAATGATCAGGTACGTTTTGACGTTTCCTGTGCTGCCTTAAATCCCAGCCTCAAAATTTTAGCACCCGCGCGGGAATGGGGCATGAGCCGGGAAGAAACCATCGCCTACGGGGAAAAGTTCGGTATCCCCGCACCTGTGAAAAAGTCTTCGCCTTACAGTATTGATAAAAACTTGCTCGGTCGCAGTATTGAAGCGGGTGTGTTGGAAGATCCAGCCGCCGAACCCCCAGAAGAAATTTATCAGATGACGAAAGCGATCGCGGATACCCCCAATGAGCCAGAATATATTGAAATTGGTTTTACTCAGGGTATCCCTACCACTGTCAACGGTGCAGCTAAAAACCCCGTTGAATTAATTGAAACACTCAACGAGTTAGCAGGCAATCATGGCATTGGTCGTATTGACATGATTGAAAACCGCTTGGTAGGAATCAAATCACGGGAAATCTACGAATCACCAGCTATGTTGGTGTTAATTCACGCACACCGCGATTTAGAAAGCTTAACTTTAACCGCAGATGTCTCCCAATATAAGCGCGGTATTGAAGACACTTACACCAAATTGGTTTACAACGGTTTGTGGTACAGTCCCCTCAAAGCTGCTTTGGACGCGTTCATTCAAAAAACTCAAGAACGTGTCTCAGGAACAGTGCGGGTGAAGTTGTTCAAAGGTAACGCCACGATAGTCGGTCGTTGGAGTGACAACACCCTTTATACACCCGACTTAGCCACCTACGGTGCAGAAGACCAATTTGACCACAAAGCCGCCGAAGGCTTTATCTATGTTTGGGGTCTTCCCACCCGCATTTGGGCGCAACAAGATAGATAA
- a CDS encoding Uma2 family endonuclease, translating into MTMQLLRHKFTVPQYHKMIESGILTEDDRVQLIRGEIVEMSPIGTKHAACVKCLNKILSTKLRDRVLIAIQDPVELNDNSQPQPDVALLKPRDDFYADAHPQPQDIFLLIEVADSTIIYDREEKIPLYAEANIIAVWLIDINEQVVEVYQQPTATGYEHIQKFAGGETLSIPGFSDVTITVNEIFGR; encoded by the coding sequence ATGACTATGCAGTTATTAAGACATAAATTTACAGTGCCGCAATATCATAAAATGATTGAGTCGGGTATTCTCACAGAAGATGACCGGGTGCAACTGATCCGAGGAGAAATTGTTGAGATGTCGCCTATTGGGACAAAACACGCTGCTTGTGTAAAGTGTTTAAATAAAATCTTGTCTACTAAGTTAAGGGATAGAGTTCTCATTGCTATTCAAGACCCTGTGGAACTAAATGATAATTCACAACCACAGCCAGATGTGGCATTACTCAAACCTCGTGATGATTTTTATGCAGATGCACACCCCCAACCTCAAGATATTTTCTTATTAATTGAAGTGGCTGATTCGACAATAATTTATGACAGGGAAGAAAAAATTCCTTTATATGCAGAAGCTAATATAATTGCGGTTTGGTTAATAGATATTAATGAGCAAGTTGTTGAAGTTTATCAACAACCAACAGCTACAGGATATGAGCATATACAAAAGTTTGCTGGTGGTGAAACTTTATCAATTCCAGGGTTTTCTGATGTCACAATTACGGTCAATGAAATCTTTGGTAGATAA
- a CDS encoding serine/threonine-protein kinase, whose translation MICCLNPDCPNPLNPKGKQLCQTCGTPLVPLLRNRFRVIRVLSDEGGFGRTYLSEDTDKLNELCVIKQLAPKFQGTWSQKKAMELFAEEAKRLQELGEHPQIPTLIAYFEQDKCLYLVQQFINGQNLLKELQQRRVYKANEIQAILLDLLPVLKFIHDRGVIHRDIKPENLIRCRYDGRLSLIDFGSSKQLTEKVKNKSGTSIGSHGYSPLEQIRDGKAYPASDLFSLGATCFHLLTGTSPFQLWMEHGYGWANSWRQYLRSPLSPELDNVMNKLLQKDLSQRYQSADEVIKDLIPALPRALPAAGQSSGKFTVTQPKSTFSFQYAFVKILVLAAAFVLLFGFSDTWYQQYRQIQAILLSKLKPTNYSHSQNEVVFGQSPNIPVKNIALANTLQGTAKSVVSVAISPDGKTIASSGEGEKIINMWNIATGKEILTLNGHSQKVNAVAISPNGKTLVSGSDDKTIKVWNLTTGKIVYTLEGHTDSIQALAISPNGKTLVSGSDDNTLKVWNLGTGKLIRTLKGHKFWVRSVAISPDGRNLASGSFDKTIKLWHLYQDDPARTLKGNTNTITSVAFSPDSTTLASTSRDRTIKLWDVASGEVLRSFTGHANTVTCVAFSPDGMILASASRDRTIKLWNLATGEVMNTLTGHADSVTSVGFTADGKTIVSGSEDNTIKIWRVAQ comes from the coding sequence TAAATCCCAAAGGCAAGCAGTTATGCCAGACTTGTGGCACTCCCTTAGTACCACTGTTACGAAATCGCTTCCGGGTGATTCGGGTGCTTTCCGATGAAGGGGGATTTGGCAGAACTTATTTATCAGAAGATACCGATAAACTCAATGAACTTTGTGTAATCAAGCAATTAGCACCAAAATTTCAAGGAACTTGGTCGCAAAAAAAAGCAATGGAGTTATTTGCAGAAGAAGCAAAACGACTGCAAGAACTTGGCGAACATCCCCAAATTCCCACACTAATTGCTTACTTTGAGCAAGATAAATGCCTGTATTTAGTCCAACAATTTATAAATGGGCAGAACTTGTTAAAAGAATTACAACAACGCCGAGTTTATAAAGCCAATGAAATTCAAGCTATTTTACTTGATTTATTACCTGTACTTAAATTTATTCACGATCGCGGTGTAATTCACCGTGACATTAAACCAGAAAATTTAATTCGCTGTCGGTATGATGGGCGACTCAGTTTGATTGATTTTGGTTCTTCTAAACAATTAACCGAAAAAGTCAAAAATAAAAGTGGCACATCCATTGGTTCGCATGGTTATTCCCCACTAGAACAAATTCGAGACGGCAAAGCTTATCCAGCCAGTGATTTGTTTAGTTTGGGGGCTACTTGTTTTCATCTGCTAACAGGAACATCCCCGTTTCAATTGTGGATGGAACATGGTTATGGCTGGGCAAACAGTTGGCGACAATATTTGCGGAGTCCCTTGTCGCCAGAATTAGATAACGTCATGAATAAGTTGTTGCAAAAAGACTTAAGTCAACGCTATCAGTCAGCCGATGAAGTGATTAAAGATTTAATTCCCGCCTTACCACGCGCCTTACCAGCAGCAGGTCAATCATCAGGCAAATTTACCGTAACTCAACCAAAATCAACTTTTTCATTTCAATACGCTTTTGTAAAAATCTTAGTTTTAGCAGCAGCTTTTGTTTTATTATTTGGATTTAGTGATACTTGGTATCAACAATATCGCCAAATTCAAGCAATTTTGTTATCAAAACTCAAGCCAACCAATTATAGTCATTCTCAAAATGAAGTTGTTTTTGGTCAATCACCGAATATTCCAGTTAAAAATATTGCTTTAGCTAATACTCTCCAAGGTACAGCAAAATCTGTTGTCTCTGTGGCCATTAGTCCCGATGGCAAAACAATTGCCAGCAGTGGCGAAGGGGAGAAGATAATTAATATGTGGAATATTGCCACAGGAAAAGAAATTTTAACCCTGAATGGACATTCGCAAAAAGTTAATGCTGTGGCTATTAGTCCTAATGGCAAAACCTTAGTGAGTGGAAGTGATGATAAAACTATTAAAGTTTGGAATTTGACAACAGGTAAAATCGTTTACACCTTAGAAGGACATACCGATTCAATTCAGGCATTAGCTATTAGTCCTAATGGTAAAACTTTGGTCAGTGGTAGCGATGATAACACCCTCAAAGTTTGGAATTTAGGCACAGGAAAACTCATTCGCACCCTGAAAGGACATAAATTTTGGGTGCGTTCTGTTGCTATTAGTCCCGATGGGCGTAACTTAGCTAGTGGGAGTTTTGATAAAACCATTAAACTTTGGCATCTTTATCAAGATGACCCAGCCCGCACCCTCAAGGGTAATACGAATACAATCACATCAGTTGCCTTTAGTCCTGATAGTACAACTTTAGCCAGTACCAGCCGCGATCGCACCATTAAACTTTGGGACGTTGCATCAGGCGAAGTGCTTCGCAGCTTTACAGGCCATGCTAATACCGTTACCTGTGTCGCCTTTAGCCCAGATGGGATGATCTTAGCCAGTGCCAGCCGCGATCGTACCATCAAACTTTGGAATTTAGCCACAGGAGAAGTGATGAATACCTTGACAGGCCATGCAGATAGCGTGACATCTGTTGGTTTTACGGCTGATGGTAAGACAATTGTCAGTGGTAGCGAGGATAATACCATCAAAATTTGGCGTGTAGCACAGTAA